TCGCTGACATCAATTTTATTACCTAGAACCACAAATGGGAAACTATCTGGTTCCTTGACATCTGCATAGTAGATGAATTCCTTTTTCCAATTGCCTAAATTTTGAAAGCTCTGGTGATCATCAACACTAAAAGTAAGGAGGCAACAATCAGAGCCTCGATAGAATGGTGTCCGAAGGCTCCTAAATCTCTCTTGACCAGCAGTGTCCCATATTTGCATTGTCACATAATGTTCATCTACTTCCAAATCTTTATTTAGAAACTCAACCCCTATTGTATGAAACAGATGTATATCAAATTTATTGGTGACGTATCTATTCATCAGTGAACTTTTTCCTACTCCACCATCTCCCAGTAGGATCACCTTCAATAGGGTTGATTTCCCAGCCATGGCAGCCTCAATTCTTTTAAATGATGAAATCAAAACCTATAACAAAACATACAACAAAAGTGTTCATTTATGCCATCTATTGCATGGAGATATATAGACTATAAATATATGCAAAGCGATCAAAATGCACCACCTTGAGGTGCAGTGTTAGTAAGATTTCAATCTTTCAGTCCATCAATAACAGCTgttggacgggggggtgggggggggggggtgcgtaaagCATTTGTTCAGAGGGAGCGTGCATGGAGGAAAAAAACATCAAATTACCTCACATTACTGTGATGAACCTCTAACCAGTTAGGCTAAAAAGTTGACTAAAGATCTTGGGATGACCAAGTGCCTACATCAATTGGCTACAGAGACAAGAAATGAAAAGATCCTCAAAGCAGAATGCAACTTACATGCATTTATTTACACACAAAATGTTACTTTTTTGTGCAGACACATTTTAAAAAGTATACCAATACCAAATAATTGAATGGTAAGGGCAACGGTTAATAGGTAAAGATAATCACTCATACAACCTGAAAAGTTCATTCCAACTGATTATGATCCAGCAAAATAGGGGTAAGTTGCAGGCTTGCCCAATGTTAAAAAAGGAAGCTCAAAttgtaaacaagttttttttttaaaaagaaaaatcctaCCGCTTATCAATGTGAGAACCAAGTGCACAGAATGCTTGCATGCCTGTAAACAATGGTCTCAGTATATCCAAAACCCAATGGAGAAATTAGAGGTAGCACACCTATTCAAACATGGAACAGCTGGAATGTACCAGCAGGAACTTAGTGCCTGAAGTTAGCTATGAAGTTTAAAATCTAGATTTTTTCCCAAATATAATGGCATAACATTAGTACTCAAATATTTGGACAGGTTCTGGttcagacaatctgtttttatgaATACATTTTACCAATTTCAAGTATATGAATAATCTGCACAGCCTAACTGAAAATCTATGCAGCTGAAAAAGTCTTGAGTTTACAAACAGCAGTGCCACGCAAGTTTCCTTAAGCACCATACTCTCAACCGCTGATATTGAGGCCTAACCTCAATCTTGTATAGTTCCCTTCTCCAACATGAGATATAAAGCCAGATATCCAAATTCTGACAAGATACTATTATATAAAACTAAACTTCAAAAGTTGGAAATATATTCAAGCGTATGATATGCTCGTATTATTTATAACCTGCTCTGTTTCGCCATGATCTGAACCCTTCAAGTTTGTGTTGTAATCTAAAAACGAAGTTCTAGCAATTGGTTATTCTCTACAGACCTCAGTAAGTAAATCTTGGTTCCTGTCACTTGACTCGACCCTAGAGCGCTTACATCTGGCTGTGCTCATCATTTCAATCACGTGAGATTACCAACTTAACTGATTCAAGTTTTTAATATACATTTATGCAAGTCTGTGTTAAGTTTCACCTTTATCTCTTCTGTACATGCTTACACTAGCGAGAACCATGGTAAACTATTGCAAATCAAACACTATTTCAAGGCTAAAGCTGCATAACAAATCATTTGCTTTAAATTTGCAAAGTAATCTCAATTTTCAAAAGGATGATAATGAACGTTTACTCAGTCTGAGGTCACCTGGACCCTTTACAGGTACAAAACTCCACATTTGCTGGAcaaatttatcccaaacaccaattTTATAAATGAAACAAAATCATACTTTAGTTAGCAAATTGTTCCCCACCTCTTACACTTCAAAATTGCACAAGTGTGAACATTTTCAGCTTTCATATTTTAACAAATTAAAACTTGCATTAAACATTACAAAGTTATAAAACCCTACAGAAACTGTCATTCCTTACCTTTTCAGATTAATGCATCATTAGATTCCTGTATAAAAGAAATTAAAAAGGTGAAAAAAGGTTGTGTGCATTATAGAATCACATTAATCATTCATAAGATCTCATCACTGTTTATTGAGCATTTATAAAACCTTGTTATAAATAATTATACATAGTGGTAATTCAAAATAGGAT
The genomic region above belongs to Heterodontus francisci isolate sHetFra1 chromosome 10, sHetFra1.hap1, whole genome shotgun sequence and contains:
- the rab9a gene encoding ras-related protein Rab-9A; amino-acid sequence: MAGKSTLLKVILLGDGGVGKSSLMNRYVTNKFDIHLFHTIGVEFLNKDLEVDEHYVTMQIWDTAGQERFRSLRTPFYRGSDCCLLTFSVDDHQSFQNLGNWKKEFIYYADVKEPDSFPFVVLGNKIDVSERQVSAEEAIAWCKDNGNHPYFETSAKDATNVAVAFEEAVRRVLAADDRSDSFMQTDTVNLNRGKKHSSFCC